A single Triticum dicoccoides isolate Atlit2015 ecotype Zavitan chromosome 2A, WEW_v2.0, whole genome shotgun sequence DNA region contains:
- the LOC119351958 gene encoding uncharacterized protein LOC119351958 produces MCQDVFNTKPNRFFQSHVGKCKNVAADVQKRSAPLVAQTFVQESGNVLNVAAERILQQVNTAGMSSKKRKCIMPHAGKQMAAAESSRAGKNDGGRVTLDENKSFSELLRQGRSIALKFKDMHGNPAALDDARLQLFELFAKMGSTVITEDRLHKEHLSLELPQAEQQVLPYPLVSDSVEPWNQPSMSQQREVQSQQSQWRNNTMLDTLTRTFPALATVYGNPNESWQAPATNVYQQMHHDASSKNIGRSLLYSSDVLSY; encoded by the exons ATGTGCCAGGATGTTTTCAACACCAAGCCAAACAGATTTTTTCAGTCCCATGTGGGAAAATGTAAGAATGTCGCAGCCGATGTGCAGAAAAGAAGTGCTCCCCTCGTGGCACAAACATTTGTGCAAGAATCTGGAAATGTGTTGAATGTTGCTGCAGAGAGGATACTACAGCAAGTGAATACTGCTGGCATGTCCAGTAAGAAGAGGAAGTGCATCATGCCTCATGCTGGGAAACAAATGGCTGCTGCTGAATCAAGCAGGGCAGGGAAGAACGATGGTGGCCGTGTCACTTTGGATGAAAACAAATCATTTTCAGAGTTGCTCCGTCAAGGGAGGTCCATTGCGCTTAAGTTCAAGGACATGCATGGCAACCCTGCTGCACTTGATGATGCGCGGTTACAGTTGTTTGAACTATTCGCAAAGATGGGATCAACTGTTATTACTGAAGATAGGCTGCACAAGGAGCATTTGTCCCTGGAGTTGCCACAGGCTGAGCAGCAGGTGCTGCCGTACCCTCTGGTCTCAGACAGTGTGGAGCCCTGGAATCAGCCCTCCATGAGCCAGCAAAGAGAGGTCCAAAGCCAGCAGAGCCAATGGAGAAACAACACAATGCTTGACACTTTAACCAGGACTTTTCCTGCATTAGCTACTGTGTATGGTAATCCTAATGAATCTTGGCAAGCTCCTGCAACAAACGTTTATCAGCAAATGCATCATGATG CTTCTAGCAAAAATATCGGAAGATCCTTGCTATATTCCAGTGACGTTCTATCCTATTAA